Proteins from a genomic interval of Bradyrhizobium sp. G127:
- a CDS encoding serine hydrolase domain-containing protein, protein MNVHATPSAAKATPSLPTAKPEAIGLSALRLQRMRDAYQREIDKGTTPGVVSMVARRGQVGWFEAQGSQNPADGAPMATNSLFRIFSMTKPIVSLGIMMLVEDGHLLLNDPLSKYIPEFANQKVGIERNGQLEFALPVRPITIQDLLRHTSGISYEITGNGMVQRMYAKAKTFSRDITNEEHAKLIASMPLMCQPGAEWNYSRSTDILGRVIEVVSGKTLSAFLGERILAPLQMNETGFHTAQGNASRIAQPFPTDPWTGDKVSLFNPLEIPKMESGGGGLVSSAMDYARFCQMLLGGGALDGTRIIGRTTLTFIASNHLAPHVKVESHLLPPGHGFGLGFAVRTDEGLAPYAGSVGQFFWSGVAGTFFWIDPKEDLFAIFLSQGPGQREYFRTLVRSLVYAAVE, encoded by the coding sequence ATGAACGTCCACGCCACGCCATCCGCCGCCAAGGCGACACCTTCCCTTCCCACCGCCAAGCCAGAAGCGATCGGCCTGTCGGCGCTTCGATTGCAGCGGATGCGCGACGCCTATCAGCGCGAGATCGACAAGGGCACGACGCCGGGCGTGGTGTCGATGGTAGCGCGGCGGGGCCAGGTCGGCTGGTTCGAGGCACAGGGAAGCCAAAACCCGGCTGACGGCGCGCCGATGGCGACGAACAGCCTCTTCCGCATTTTCTCGATGACCAAGCCTATCGTCTCGCTCGGCATTATGATGCTGGTCGAGGACGGCCACCTTCTGCTGAACGACCCACTCTCCAAATACATTCCCGAATTTGCCAACCAGAAAGTCGGCATTGAGCGCAACGGCCAGCTTGAATTCGCGCTGCCGGTGCGGCCGATCACGATTCAGGATCTGCTTCGCCACACATCGGGTATCTCTTACGAGATCACCGGCAATGGCATGGTGCAGCGGATGTATGCGAAGGCCAAGACCTTCAGCCGCGACATCACCAACGAGGAACATGCCAAGCTGATCGCCAGCATGCCGCTGATGTGCCAGCCGGGCGCGGAGTGGAACTACAGCCGTTCCACCGATATTCTCGGCCGCGTCATCGAGGTCGTCTCCGGCAAGACGCTCAGTGCGTTCCTAGGCGAGCGCATTCTTGCTCCCTTGCAGATGAATGAGACGGGCTTCCACACGGCGCAAGGCAACGCGTCGCGCATTGCCCAGCCCTTCCCGACCGATCCGTGGACCGGCGACAAGGTTTCGCTGTTCAATCCGCTGGAAATTCCGAAAATGGAATCCGGTGGCGGCGGACTGGTTTCGAGCGCGATGGATTACGCGCGCTTCTGCCAGATGCTGCTCGGCGGCGGCGCACTCGACGGCACGCGCATCATCGGCCGCACTACGCTGACATTCATAGCGTCGAACCATCTCGCGCCGCATGTGAAGGTTGAATCGCACCTGCTGCCGCCGGGCCACGGCTTCGGCCTCGGTTTTGCCGTCCGCACCGACGAAGGTCTCGCGCCGTATGCGGGTTCAGTCGGCCAGTTCTTCTGGAGCGGCGTGGCGGGGACGTTCTTCTGGATCGATCCGAAGGAAGACCTGTTCGCGATCTTCCTGTCGCAGGGACCGGGCCAGCGTGAATACTTCCGCACGCTGGTGCGCAGCCTTGTGTATGCGGCGGTGGAATAA
- the rplA gene encoding 50S ribosomal protein L1, translating into MAVGKKLVKAREGIDREKLYPITDAIKMVKERASAKFDETIEIAMNLGVDPRHADQMVRGVVTLPNGTGRTLRVGVFARGAKAEEAKAAGADVVGAEDLVEKVQGGAIDFDRCIATPDMMPLVGRLGKVLGPRGMMPNPKIGTVTMDIANAVKGAKGGSVEFRVEKAGIIQAGIGKASFSEEKLVENIKALADAVVKAKPAGSKGTYVQRVAVSSTMGPGVKVEPGSLNS; encoded by the coding sequence ATGGCTGTTGGCAAGAAACTGGTCAAAGCCCGTGAGGGTATCGACCGCGAGAAGCTCTATCCGATCACCGATGCAATCAAGATGGTCAAGGAACGCGCTTCGGCGAAGTTCGACGAGACCATCGAGATTGCGATGAACCTCGGTGTCGATCCGCGTCACGCCGACCAGATGGTCCGTGGCGTTGTCACCCTGCCGAACGGCACGGGCCGCACGCTACGCGTCGGCGTGTTCGCGCGTGGCGCCAAGGCTGAGGAAGCCAAGGCCGCTGGCGCGGATGTTGTCGGCGCTGAAGACCTCGTTGAGAAGGTGCAGGGCGGTGCGATCGACTTCGATCGTTGTATCGCAACTCCCGACATGATGCCGCTGGTCGGTCGTCTCGGTAAGGTGCTCGGCCCGCGCGGCATGATGCCGAACCCGAAGATCGGCACCGTCACCATGGACATCGCCAACGCCGTCAAGGGCGCCAAGGGTGGTTCGGTCGAATTCCGCGTCGAGAAGGCGGGGATCATTCAGGCCGGTATCGGCAAGGCCTCGTTCTCGGAAGAAAAGCTGGTCGAGAACATCAAGGCGCTTGCCGACGCGGTGGTGAAGGCGAAGCCTGCGGGCTCCAAGGGCACCTACGTTCAGCGCGTCGCGGTTTCGTCTACGATGGGTCCGGGCGTTAAGGTCGAGCCGGGCAGCCTCAACTCCTGA
- the nusG gene encoding transcription termination/antitermination protein NusG, with translation MSMRWYIVHAYSNFEKKVAESIREQAKQRGLEELFEQILVPTEKVTEVRRGRKIDAERKFFPGYVLVKMNLTDEAFHLIKNTPKVTGFLGAENKPQPITEAEAMRILHQVQEGVERPKASVSFEIGENVRVADGPFASFSGVVEEIDEARSRVKVAVSIFGRATPVELEFGQVEKV, from the coding sequence ATGAGCATGCGCTGGTACATCGTTCACGCCTATTCCAACTTCGAAAAGAAGGTTGCCGAATCCATTCGCGAGCAGGCCAAGCAGCGCGGGCTTGAAGAACTGTTCGAACAGATTCTGGTGCCGACCGAGAAAGTCACGGAAGTGCGCCGCGGTCGCAAGATCGACGCCGAGCGCAAGTTCTTTCCGGGCTACGTGCTGGTGAAGATGAACCTGACCGACGAGGCGTTTCATCTGATCAAGAACACCCCGAAGGTGACGGGCTTCCTCGGCGCGGAAAACAAGCCGCAGCCGATCACGGAAGCCGAAGCCATGCGCATCCTGCATCAGGTGCAGGAGGGTGTGGAGCGGCCGAAGGCGTCCGTATCGTTCGAGATCGGCGAGAACGTGCGGGTCGCCGATGGTCCGTTCGCGTCGTTCTCCGGCGTGGTCGAGGAAATCGACGAGGCCCGTTCGCGCGTGAAGGTCGCGGTGTCGATCTTCGGACGTGCAACGCCGGTCGAACTGGAATTCGGTCAGGTCGAAAAGGTCTGA
- a CDS encoding YeeE/YedE family protein, with amino-acid sequence MTQGDGIPETRTASPGNRLKTPDHRPASSAFGWSRPTAAIAAALLAALAAVAYILHIQGHPALALSIVFGAIFGVVLQRSRFCFFCMFRDWYDKDDPRGLFGLLVALATGIAGYTLIFGAWLPDAATGRLPPDAFIGPVSVALVAAGFAFGAGMAISGSCVSAHLYRLGEGSPTAPFALLGTVAGFILGFATWNNIYLAAVADAPVLWLPQTLGYAGALIATLVVLAVIAWALSRTSRTVALSSSPASNFPVALLVTRWPAWIGGAIIGALGTVAYFRIAPLGVTAEIGSRARQVASGLGVAPPRLEGLDTLRGCISVAGDALFSRNGAFILALVVASFAAALAAGQFAPAWPRPAQIVRGFAGGILLGWGAMTGLGCTVGTLLSGIMAGALSGWVFAAAVFIGIAVKLSAGRHTGLLPRP; translated from the coding sequence GTGACGCAAGGTGATGGTATTCCGGAGACGCGAACAGCGTCCCCGGGAAATCGACTGAAGACGCCGGACCATCGTCCGGCGTCTTCGGCGTTTGGCTGGTCGCGTCCAACGGCGGCGATTGCCGCTGCCCTTCTCGCCGCGCTGGCTGCGGTCGCTTACATCCTCCACATTCAGGGACATCCTGCGCTTGCGTTGTCGATCGTGTTCGGCGCGATCTTCGGTGTGGTCCTGCAGCGGTCGCGCTTCTGCTTCTTCTGCATGTTTCGCGACTGGTACGACAAAGACGACCCGCGCGGCCTGTTCGGTTTGCTGGTTGCGCTCGCTACCGGCATCGCCGGCTATACGCTGATCTTCGGCGCCTGGCTGCCGGACGCCGCCACGGGACGGCTGCCGCCGGACGCATTTATCGGCCCGGTCAGCGTCGCGCTTGTTGCGGCCGGCTTTGCGTTCGGAGCGGGGATGGCAATATCCGGCTCCTGCGTCAGCGCGCATCTCTATCGACTCGGCGAAGGTTCTCCGACCGCGCCCTTCGCACTGCTTGGGACGGTTGCGGGTTTTATTCTCGGCTTTGCCACATGGAATAACATCTATCTCGCCGCAGTCGCAGATGCACCGGTGTTGTGGCTGCCGCAAACACTCGGCTATGCAGGCGCGCTGATCGCCACATTGGTTGTACTGGCAGTGATCGCATGGGCGCTGTCGCGCACGTCGCGCACCGTGGCGCTTTCATCGTCCCCCGCGTCGAACTTTCCGGTCGCTTTGCTCGTGACACGCTGGCCGGCGTGGATCGGCGGCGCGATCATCGGCGCGCTGGGCACGGTCGCCTATTTCCGCATTGCTCCGCTGGGCGTTACCGCCGAAATCGGCAGTCGCGCGCGGCAGGTGGCCTCCGGCCTTGGCGTTGCACCGCCGCGTCTCGAAGGCCTCGATACATTGCGCGGATGTATCAGCGTGGCGGGAGACGCCCTGTTCTCGCGTAACGGCGCTTTCATCCTGGCACTTGTGGTTGCGTCGTTTGCAGCCGCTCTCGCTGCGGGACAGTTTGCACCTGCATGGCCGCGTCCCGCTCAGATCGTGCGCGGCTTTGCTGGCGGCATACTTCTCGGATGGGGCGCGATGACAGGTCTTGGTTGCACCGTCGGAACGCTGCTATCCGGCATCATGGCGGGCGCGCTGTCGGGCTGGGTCTTCGCAGCTGCCGTATTTATCGGAATCGCAGTGAAGCTTTCCGCGGGACGGCACACAGGCCTTCTTCCCCGGCCCTGA
- a CDS encoding histidine phosphatase family protein, translated as MSNAPAKPFVAQHAVPAGVTSTRWWWVRHAPVREDGGNIYGQYDIGCDTSDTVVFKGVAKFLPRDAVWFSSNLKRTHQTAAAIWAAGLPKPDRMHQDKAFAEQDLGEWQGMNRAAFFAARPASIASYWFAPAHERAPGGESFNDLFDRTVAGIQRINAAHAGKDIVCVSHGGPIKAAIAHALGLEAGAGFAFTIDNCSVTRLDHLASDSHSGWRVPMINQQPWIASHSHDAMHQPAGPEITNKLG; from the coding sequence ATGTCGAACGCGCCCGCCAAACCATTTGTCGCACAGCACGCCGTTCCGGCGGGTGTGACATCGACGCGATGGTGGTGGGTGCGGCACGCACCGGTGCGGGAGGACGGTGGCAATATCTACGGCCAGTATGACATCGGCTGCGACACCAGCGATACCGTTGTCTTTAAAGGCGTCGCGAAATTCCTGCCCAGAGATGCGGTTTGGTTTTCGAGCAACCTCAAACGCACGCATCAGACCGCCGCCGCGATCTGGGCGGCGGGTCTGCCGAAGCCGGACCGGATGCATCAAGACAAGGCCTTCGCGGAGCAGGATCTCGGCGAGTGGCAGGGCATGAACCGAGCGGCGTTCTTTGCGGCGCGCCCAGCGTCGATTGCGAGCTACTGGTTCGCGCCTGCGCATGAACGCGCGCCGGGCGGTGAGAGCTTCAACGACCTGTTCGACCGCACTGTGGCAGGTATCCAGCGTATCAATGCTGCGCATGCGGGCAAAGACATCGTCTGCGTGTCGCATGGCGGGCCGATCAAGGCTGCGATCGCGCACGCGCTGGGGCTTGAAGCCGGTGCGGGATTCGCCTTCACCATCGATAATTGCTCCGTGACGCGGCTTGATCATCTTGCGAGCGACAGCCATAGCGGCTGGCGCGTACCGATGATCAACCAGCAGCCATGGATCGCGAGCCACAGCCACGACGCCATGCATCAACCGGCCGGGCCGGAAATCACCAACAAGCTCGGATAG
- a CDS encoding sulfurtransferase: MRLKSIVASALVALGVAAAPATAQDAKSPLVTTEWLEKNLNDPKLRILEVSVEPGLYERGHIPGAQNVVWTTDLVDKLERDIAKPETFQALVKKLGINSDSTVVLYGDNNNWFAAWGAWVFDVYGVKNVKLLDGGRKKWEADKRPFDTRAVSLEPGNIKITERNTKLRARLADVVDASRSKNAVIVDIRSPDEFSGKIFAPPGSQELSVRAGHVPGAINVPWGKAVAEDGTFKSKEDLKKLYADAGIDGSKPIITYCRIGERSSHTWFLLTKILGYDVKNYDGSWTEYGNTVGVPVVNTAGTVWGVK, translated from the coding sequence TTACCACTGAGTGGCTCGAGAAGAACCTCAACGATCCCAAGCTCCGCATTCTCGAAGTCAGCGTCGAGCCCGGCCTCTACGAGCGCGGCCACATTCCCGGCGCCCAGAATGTGGTCTGGACCACCGACTTGGTCGATAAGCTCGAACGCGACATTGCCAAGCCGGAAACTTTCCAGGCGCTGGTGAAAAAACTCGGCATCAACTCCGATTCGACCGTGGTGCTCTACGGTGACAACAACAACTGGTTTGCCGCATGGGGCGCGTGGGTGTTCGACGTGTATGGCGTGAAGAACGTCAAACTGCTCGATGGCGGCCGCAAGAAATGGGAGGCTGACAAGCGGCCATTCGACACCCGCGCCGTCTCGCTGGAGCCGGGCAACATCAAAATCACCGAGCGCAACACCAAGCTGCGCGCGCGGTTGGCCGATGTGGTCGATGCCTCCAGGTCGAAGAACGCCGTGATCGTCGACATCCGCTCGCCGGACGAATTTAGCGGCAAGATCTTCGCTCCTCCCGGCTCGCAGGAACTGAGTGTCCGCGCAGGCCACGTCCCCGGCGCAATCAATGTGCCGTGGGGCAAGGCGGTTGCCGAAGACGGCACCTTCAAGTCGAAGGAAGACCTCAAGAAGCTTTATGCCGACGCAGGCATTGATGGCTCTAAGCCGATCATCACCTACTGCCGGATCGGCGAGCGTTCCAGTCACACCTGGTTCCTGCTCACCAAGATTCTCGGCTATGACGTGAAGAATTACGATGGCTCATGGACCGAATACGGCAACACGGTCGGGGTGCCGGTCGTCAACACCGCAGGAACGGTCTGGGGTGTGAAGTGA
- a CDS encoding methyl-accepting chemotaxis protein encodes MRKLQSISVRIMIAISLVAAASCAGLAAFGLWQQQTAVDLALHRELQSDYANMIGAMDSDTRAVQAVANAVATMPELKPLIRAQDRAGINSLLGKTLNDIKPLGIELITIQIPPGIALFRVHNPKAFGDDVTARRKMIVQSFATKKPIGGVEAGRDVLNIFGATPILDGDTVLGTVDVGAPFGETFVNSMKSRFGVDVAIHQINDDKIQTLASTIKGATASPAILKRALAGESIVLTNSTDGQPTAVTFGPIKNFSGQPVAVVEIVRNTKAYQELAYNSAKWLAAGAIAAVLIAGLIAAWLGRSMAKPILLLEGAMRAITSGKHDVVVPGATRRDEIGSMARAVEVFKDGLVETDRLRAAQEEQRVAAENERRSTVLALAARFETGVGSVVNAVGSASTELRSTAETMARTAEEATQQTTTVADASEEASQNAQAVAAAIEELNASINEIAQQVNESAQVAGQAAQQANETNAEVQGLAMAAQKIGDVVKLISEIAEQTNLLALNATIEAARAGEAGRGFAVVASEVKALASQTSKATDEISAQVGAIQSATRTSVDAIDGITRTIGKVNEIASAIASAVEEQGAATREIAHNVSQAAKGTGEVSANIVGVRDAARETGMAADQVVASAAELSKNGETLKTQVEAFLREVRAA; translated from the coding sequence ATGCGCAAGCTACAATCTATTTCCGTCCGGATCATGATCGCTATCTCGCTGGTGGCCGCGGCGTCCTGCGCCGGCCTCGCTGCGTTCGGCCTGTGGCAGCAGCAAACGGCGGTAGATCTGGCCCTCCATCGCGAACTGCAATCCGACTACGCAAACATGATCGGCGCCATGGATTCCGATACGCGCGCCGTGCAGGCGGTGGCGAATGCGGTGGCGACCATGCCCGAGCTCAAGCCTCTGATCCGCGCGCAGGACCGGGCCGGAATCAACTCGCTGCTCGGAAAGACGCTGAATGACATCAAGCCGCTCGGAATCGAGTTAATCACCATCCAGATACCGCCAGGCATTGCCCTCTTCCGCGTCCACAATCCGAAAGCCTTCGGCGACGACGTCACGGCTCGGCGCAAGATGATCGTGCAGTCGTTCGCAACGAAGAAGCCAATCGGCGGAGTCGAAGCCGGTCGCGACGTTCTCAACATCTTCGGCGCAACCCCGATCCTCGACGGCGACACCGTGCTCGGCACCGTCGACGTTGGCGCGCCGTTCGGTGAAACCTTCGTCAATTCGATGAAATCCCGCTTCGGCGTCGATGTCGCGATCCACCAGATCAACGACGACAAGATCCAGACCCTGGCGTCGACCATCAAGGGCGCGACTGCGTCCCCCGCTATTCTCAAACGCGCGCTGGCAGGCGAATCGATCGTGCTGACGAATTCGACCGACGGCCAGCCGACCGCCGTCACCTTTGGTCCGATCAAGAATTTTTCCGGCCAACCCGTCGCGGTGGTCGAGATCGTGCGCAACACCAAGGCATATCAGGAGCTTGCGTACAACTCCGCCAAGTGGCTCGCAGCCGGCGCGATTGCCGCCGTGCTGATCGCGGGTCTGATCGCGGCGTGGCTCGGCCGCAGCATGGCCAAGCCAATTCTCCTGCTTGAAGGCGCGATGCGCGCGATCACGTCCGGCAAGCACGATGTCGTGGTGCCTGGCGCAACCCGCCGCGATGAGATCGGCTCGATGGCGCGCGCCGTGGAAGTGTTCAAGGACGGCCTTGTCGAAACCGACCGGCTGCGCGCGGCGCAAGAGGAACAGCGTGTCGCTGCGGAGAATGAACGCCGCAGCACCGTGCTGGCTTTGGCGGCGCGATTCGAGACCGGCGTCGGCAGCGTCGTGAACGCCGTAGGCTCGGCATCGACCGAGTTGCGCAGCACCGCAGAAACCATGGCACGGACTGCCGAGGAAGCGACGCAGCAGACGACAACCGTCGCTGATGCCTCGGAAGAGGCTTCGCAAAACGCGCAAGCCGTGGCCGCCGCTATCGAAGAACTCAATGCCTCGATCAACGAGATCGCCCAGCAGGTCAATGAATCCGCGCAGGTCGCGGGTCAGGCCGCCCAGCAAGCCAACGAGACCAATGCGGAAGTTCAGGGTCTTGCGATGGCGGCGCAGAAAATCGGCGACGTGGTGAAATTGATCAGCGAGATCGCCGAGCAAACTAACCTGCTCGCGCTCAATGCGACCATCGAAGCGGCCCGCGCCGGCGAAGCCGGACGCGGGTTTGCGGTCGTAGCCTCCGAAGTGAAGGCGCTGGCAAGCCAGACCTCGAAGGCCACCGACGAGATTTCGGCGCAAGTCGGCGCGATCCAGTCGGCGACGCGGACCTCGGTCGATGCCATCGACGGAATCACCCGCACCATCGGCAAGGTCAACGAGATCGCAAGTGCGATCGCATCCGCCGTGGAAGAGCAAGGCGCGGCGACCCGCGAGATCGCACATAATGTCTCGCAGGCCGCCAAAGGCACCGGCGAAGTTTCCGCCAACATCGTCGGTGTCCGCGACGCCGCCCGGGAAACCGGCATGGCTGCCGATCAGGTCGTTGCCTCCGCCGCCGAACTTTCGAAAAACGGCGAAACGCTGAAGACCCAGGTTGAAGCCTTCCTCCGCGAGGTGCGCGCCGCCTGA
- a CDS encoding SDR family oxidoreductase, with protein sequence MTLFDMTGKSAVITGSTKGIGRAIAERMVEHGAKVVISSRKQDQCDQVAKEINDKFGKGKAIAVAANISSKENLQNLIDEANKAFGKIDVLVCNAASNPYYGPLAGISDDQFTKILGNNIVSNNWLISMVVPQMIERKDGSIIIVSSIGGLKGSTILGAYAISKAADMQLARNLACEYGPHNVRVNCIAPGLIKTDFAKALWDNPENLKASTARSPLLRIGIPDEIAGAAVFMGSAAGNFMTGQTVVIDGGATIS encoded by the coding sequence ATGACCTTGTTCGACATGACCGGAAAATCGGCCGTCATCACCGGCTCGACCAAAGGCATCGGCCGCGCCATCGCCGAGCGCATGGTGGAGCATGGCGCGAAAGTCGTGATTTCGTCGCGCAAGCAGGATCAGTGCGATCAGGTGGCAAAAGAGATCAACGACAAGTTCGGTAAGGGCAAGGCCATCGCCGTCGCCGCGAATATTTCCAGCAAGGAAAACCTGCAGAACCTTATCGACGAGGCCAACAAGGCTTTCGGCAAGATCGACGTGCTGGTCTGCAACGCGGCATCGAACCCGTATTACGGGCCCCTCGCAGGAATCTCGGACGACCAGTTCACGAAGATCCTGGGCAACAACATCGTCTCGAACAATTGGCTCATCAGCATGGTGGTGCCGCAGATGATCGAGCGCAAGGACGGCTCGATCATTATCGTGTCGTCGATCGGCGGCCTGAAAGGATCGACCATTCTCGGTGCGTATGCGATTTCGAAGGCGGCCGACATGCAGCTTGCGCGTAATCTTGCCTGCGAATATGGCCCGCACAATGTGCGCGTGAACTGCATCGCACCGGGCCTGATCAAGACCGATTTCGCCAAGGCATTGTGGGACAATCCCGAGAATCTCAAGGCGTCCACCGCGCGTTCGCCGCTGCTGCGTATCGGCATTCCGGACGAAATCGCGGGTGCCGCGGTGTTTATGGGCTCGGCCGCAGGCAACTTCATGACCGGGCAGACGGTCGTGATCGACGGTGGCGCGACGATTAGCTGA
- a CDS encoding HWE histidine kinase domain-containing protein, giving the protein MSLTHRLLALTLVASLPGLAAVGYGSFDLRNTRYAEVRAEAQRNAQVVVSEIGQIFDGIQGALRAVAEADEVSRPDNTACTDYIARVRPSIEPLTGILIVGLDGNIRCLSEPSLGSPNLANRDYFREAIEQRKFTIGPFIASKLSNRNVIPMAVPIVRNDRVEGVVVAGLNLEWLGHRLKQRGVQRGGAVLIADRSGTVVSREPFPEKYVGNKLPDSLGRIGKSAPGSEDIVGVDGVPRIIGYIPAALTPFGLYVSSGISHSEAFGPIDRAVRNSFALFALGSAVAFLLAWLVGESIIRRPLMRMVATAEAWRRGHDAARTGIVGRSDEIGILGQTFDRLMDENAMREELRATAEERREILVHELAHRVKNTLATVQSIASLSFRNSQGPEALRQFHERLQALVRSHDLLTRKNWQHADLSEVAEAAMAPLKEERGHRFTISGPPVSLPPTTAVPMAMILHELCTNALKYGALSNENGRVSINWTAKPDLTSTKISLIWSESGGPSIQPPAEEGFGTRLIANLSRQLGGQCNFRYPPSGLVCHLNIVSPLDEPRDS; this is encoded by the coding sequence ATGTCGCTCACCCACCGGCTGCTGGCGCTTACCCTCGTTGCGTCCCTGCCTGGCCTTGCGGCGGTCGGATATGGCTCGTTCGACCTTCGCAACACGCGCTACGCCGAAGTGCGAGCTGAAGCCCAACGCAACGCACAGGTCGTCGTCTCCGAAATCGGCCAGATATTCGACGGCATTCAGGGAGCGCTTCGCGCCGTGGCCGAAGCCGACGAGGTCAGCCGGCCCGACAACACCGCCTGCACTGACTACATCGCGCGGGTTCGGCCGAGTATCGAGCCGCTGACGGGCATTCTGATCGTGGGACTGGACGGCAACATCCGCTGTCTTAGCGAGCCGAGCCTTGGCTCTCCCAATCTTGCCAATCGCGACTATTTCCGCGAGGCCATCGAGCAACGAAAATTCACGATCGGACCATTCATCGCGAGCAAGCTCTCGAACCGCAACGTCATTCCGATGGCCGTTCCGATCGTGCGGAACGACAGGGTCGAAGGCGTGGTGGTTGCCGGACTCAACCTCGAATGGCTGGGACACCGATTGAAGCAGCGCGGCGTCCAGCGCGGCGGCGCAGTCCTCATTGCAGACCGCAGCGGCACGGTCGTGTCCCGCGAACCGTTTCCGGAAAAGTATGTCGGCAACAAATTACCCGACAGCCTCGGCCGGATCGGAAAATCCGCGCCGGGAAGCGAGGACATCGTCGGCGTCGACGGCGTTCCCCGCATTATCGGATATATTCCAGCCGCCCTCACCCCGTTCGGACTCTATGTCAGCAGCGGCATCTCGCACAGCGAAGCATTCGGACCTATCGATCGCGCCGTCCGCAACAGCTTCGCGCTGTTCGCGCTGGGAAGCGCGGTCGCATTCCTGCTGGCGTGGCTGGTCGGCGAGAGCATCATCCGCAGGCCGCTGATGCGCATGGTGGCAACCGCGGAGGCTTGGCGGCGCGGTCACGATGCAGCGCGCACCGGCATTGTCGGCCGCAGCGACGAGATTGGCATTCTCGGTCAGACCTTCGACCGGCTGATGGACGAGAACGCGATGCGCGAGGAGTTGCGCGCCACTGCCGAAGAGCGCCGCGAGATTCTCGTTCACGAACTTGCGCATCGCGTCAAGAACACGCTGGCCACCGTTCAGTCGATTGCATCCCTGAGCTTTCGCAACAGTCAGGGGCCGGAAGCCCTGCGCCAGTTTCACGAGCGCCTGCAGGCTCTGGTCAGAAGCCACGATCTGCTGACGCGGAAAAATTGGCAGCACGCCGATCTGTCGGAGGTCGCCGAGGCCGCGATGGCCCCCCTGAAAGAAGAACGCGGGCACCGCTTCACGATTTCAGGACCACCGGTGAGCCTACCCCCAACGACAGCGGTGCCGATGGCGATGATCCTGCACGAGCTGTGCACCAACGCGCTGAAATATGGCGCGCTGTCGAACGAAAACGGCCGCGTCAGCATCAACTGGACAGCGAAGCCGGATCTAACCAGCACCAAAATCAGCCTGATCTGGAGCGAAAGCGGCGGCCCCAGCATTCAGCCACCGGCGGAAGAAGGGTTCGGGACAAGGTTGATCGCAAATCTTAGCCGTCAGCTGGGCGGCCAATGCAATTTCCGCTATCCCCCTTCGGGCCTTGTCTGCCACCTTAACATTGTCTCGCCGCTCGACGAGCCGCGGGACAGCTAA
- the rplK gene encoding 50S ribosomal protein L11, giving the protein MAKKVTGYLKLQVPAGAANPSPPIGPALGQRGLNIMEFCKAFNAQTQKEEKNTPIPVVITIYADRSFTFEMKTPPMSYFLKQAAKIQSGSKLPGRDSAGKVTKAQVREIAEKKMKDLNCDTVEAAMKMVEGSARSMGLQVAG; this is encoded by the coding sequence ATGGCAAAGAAAGTGACCGGATACCTGAAGCTTCAGGTGCCGGCCGGTGCGGCGAACCCGTCGCCACCGATCGGTCCCGCGCTTGGTCAGCGCGGCCTCAACATCATGGAATTCTGCAAGGCGTTCAACGCGCAGACGCAGAAGGAAGAAAAGAACACCCCGATCCCGGTGGTCATCACCATTTATGCGGACCGGTCGTTCACCTTCGAGATGAAGACCCCGCCGATGTCCTACTTCCTCAAGCAGGCAGCGAAGATTCAGTCCGGCTCCAAGTTGCCGGGCCGCGATTCCGCCGGCAAGGTGACCAAAGCGCAGGTGCGCGAGATCGCCGAGAAGAAGATGAAGGATCTCAACTGCGACACCGTCGAAGCAGCCATGAAAATGGTTGAGGGCTCTGCCCGTTCGATGGGTCTTCAGGTAGCGGGGTAA
- the secE gene encoding preprotein translocase subunit SecE has protein sequence MAFSPFKFLQEVRSETAKVTWPTRRETMITTIMVFIMVAVSSIFFFVADQIIRVLITYLLGIQA, from the coding sequence ATGGCTTTCAGCCCGTTCAAATTCTTGCAGGAAGTGCGCTCGGAGACCGCGAAGGTCACCTGGCCGACCCGTCGCGAGACCATGATCACTACTATCATGGTGTTCATTATGGTCGCGGTGTCCTCGATTTTCTTCTTCGTCGCGGACCAGATCATTCGCGTCCTGATTACTTATCTTCTCGGCATTCAGGCCTGA